The DNA region ACCGGGCACCCTGCACCGCCTGGTCACCGCGATCGAGGAGTTGGGCTGCGGGTTCGTCGGCAACGGGGTGCACGGACTGTCCTACCTGCACGACGTACGGCCGCAGACCCACCGGCACTACCAGGAGTGGAGCGACCGACCGGTGCCGGAACGCATCGGGCCGGACACCCCGGAGTGGGACCGGGCCCAGATCCATTCGGCCGCCAACCTGCTGCATGTGACCGAGGCGTTGGCGCTGCCGCCGGGCGGCTGGCGGGCGTACCGGATCTCCTGGATCGGCGGCTGTGTGCTGTACGACCGGGCCAAGCTGGTCGACTGCGGCGGTTTCGACTTCTGGCGGCGGGTGCCCCCGCGTCACCAGGGCGAGGATGTCGCCGCCCAACTGGCCGTGCTGGCGCGCCACGGCGGCGCCGGGGTCCTGCCCAGCGGCGCCTACCACCTGGAGTCCCCGACCACGGTCACCGACCGCGACGTGGAGGCCTGGGAGGTCGTCCTGACCGAGGAGCCGGGGTGTTAAGCGGGGACCCCTGCTCTACCGCAGGCGTTAACAAGGGGCCCTTCCTTACTCGAAGAGCAGTTCCCGGGCGGCTTCCAGGACTTCGACCGTCGGCACGTCGGTGACGAAGGAGTCGCGGTGCGGGCACTCGCCGTCGCCCGGACGGTGGGGGTAGATGCCCGGGGTGCAGTCCACCCCGCAGACCGGGCAGTGCACCGTCCACGAGGTGATCGGCCGGTGCCGGGCCCGCAGCGGGATGGCCGTGGTGATCAGGTTGCCTACCCAGAAGATGCCGACCGTCGGGGTGCCCACGGCGGCG from Micromonospora sp. NBC_01739 includes:
- a CDS encoding glycosyltransferase family 2 protein: MNRPLDPGAPADFRAERLLDVLIPTKDRPTELAVTLSGLAAQQGVPGFGVVVSDQSDDQPGYAHPAAATMVRALRYRGHPVLLTRRLPRRGLAEHRAFLLAASAARYVLCLDDDVWLEPGTLHRLVTAIEELGCGFVGNGVHGLSYLHDVRPQTHRHYQEWSDRPVPERIGPDTPEWDRAQIHSAANLLHVTEALALPPGGWRAYRISWIGGCVLYDRAKLVDCGGFDFWRRVPPRHQGEDVAAQLAVLARHGGAGVLPSGAYHLESPTTVTDRDVEAWEVVLTEEPGC